TTCGGCGGTTTTTGATGGTGCACCGGATATCTCAAAGAGGGCCGGCTGAGGCACAAAGAAATAACGGTCAGAAACCGGATCAATTATAGCCTTATTTTCGGCAAAGAGATTCTCCCATGAGAAGTTTATATCAGTCTGACCGACTCCGAGATCAACCATTGCCTTCCTGACCGCTTCAGGCTTAATACCCCTCCGTGCAATTGCCTTTAAGGTTCCAAGCCTGATGTCGTCCCATCCGGAATATGTCCCGTCTGAGATCCCTGCCTTCATTGCAGAAGTCGAGAGCACCACATCTCCGACTGACATCCTGCCATAGTGGTAGTACTCAGGCTGTTTCCACCCGAAATAATCATAGATATAGCCCTGCCTTCTTGTATTGGCGATATGGTCCTTGCCCCTGATGACATGGGTCATTCCAAGCAGGTAGTCATCCACAACGACTGACAGGTTCATCATCGGATAGACAGTCACATCTTTTCTTGGATGTGGCGGTGAATCAACAACCCTGAATATCGAAAAATCCCTCATTGCAGGATCAGGGTGCTCTATGTCAGTTTTAACCCTGACTGTGACTGTGCCTTCCGCAAATCCGCCTGCGAGCATCTCATCCCACTGCCTGAGATTATCCTCAACGGAATTGTCCCTGCATGGGCATGGCTTTTTGCTGTTCTTAAGCTCCCTGAAGCTTTCGGCATCGCAGGTGCAGACATAAGCCCCGCCGATCTCAATCAACCTTCGCCCGTGCTCATAATATATATCAAACCTGTCGCTCTGGTATACAATATCCGTAATATTTAATCCGAGCCATTTGATGTCCTCAAGGAGGAGTTCATAGTTTTCAGGCTCAACACGCCTCGGATCAGTGTCCTCAATCCTTAAGACATACTTTCCGCCATATTTCCGGACGTAATAGTCATTGAGATATGCAGCCCTTGCATGGCCCAGATGGAGAGGGCCGCTTGGATTGGGCGCAAAACGCATCACAACGCCTTCCTCGCCAACATTCTTAAGCTCACGAAGAGGCTCCTTCTCTTTCTTCTCCTTCTTTTCAGTGAGAAGTTCAGGAGCTACGGCCATCAGCCTCTCCTTTCTCTCCTCAGGAGAGAGAGCCTCAACTTCAGATAAGACATCCTTAAGAATAGCAGACATCTCCTTTGCCTGCGACCTGAATTCAGGGTGTTTGCCCATAAGCATGCCGAGGACAGTGCCGGCTTTAGGCACATTCTCATGCTGAACTGCATTTAAGAGGGCATGCCTGAAGAAGAAATCACGTGGATCCACAGACATTATTTAATAGCCTCTGTTGATGAAGTAATCTGTAATCTCCCCAAGAATCCTGCTCTCCTCACATTCAGGGAAAACTGCAAGCATATGTCTGGCCTTCTCAACATGCTCCATAGCAGCATTCCTGGCTTCCTCAATAACTCCTGCATCTGTGAGAATATCAATAGCCTCCTGTATCTCCTCATCGGTTAAGGAATCCTTTCTGTACTTTGAGAGATCAATGCCCTTCTCCTTTGCAATAATTGCAATAAGTGTCTTTTTGCCCTCTCGGAGATCCGAAGCCCGGTCTTTTCCTGTCTTTTCGGTCTCACCCATAAAGTCAATTAAGTCATCCTGAATCTGAAAAGCGATGCCGCTGTGGTAACCCCAGTCATAGAGAGCCGAAACCTCTTTTTTATTACCACCCGCAAGAGTTGCACCTATTGAAGCAGCGGCAGCGTATAACTTCCCGGTTTTCTTACCGACCATATCGATATATTCAAAAGAGTCCACATCATCGCGGTTCTCAAACGACATATCCTCATGCTGACCCTGACATATCTCAACACAGGTTCTTGCAAGAATAGCAACACTATGAACTTTTGCAAGATTATCAGCAAGAGAATTGGTTATAAGCTCGAATGCCTCAGCATATAATACATCACCTGCAAGAATTGCTGTAGGCTCGTCCCATTTTACATGAACAGTCGGCGCACCTCTTCTGACAGAATCGCCGTCCATTATATCGTCATGAACAAGGGTGAAAGTGTGCGTAACCTCAAGGGCAAGTGCTGCCGGAAGTATATCCAGTGATCTCCCTTTAGAGACGAGATCAGCTGCAAGTAACGTCACTGCAGGCCTTAACCTCTTGCCACCCGCAAGGAGGAGATGGCTGCTTGCTTTCCCAAGCTGGGTAGGAAGCCCTCCAAACTGCCTGTTCAGTTCAAGGTCGACAAGTTCAGCAGTATTTTCAAGATATTCTTCAAGATTCATAGGGATTTCCTCACATTAAATTATTTACTGACATTTACTCTCATACCGTTTCTCAGAATGTGTATATCATTATTTAAAGTATATCCGCAATCCTCTGCAAACCGGACATATGCCCCGGTCATGTCAATATCACCGTGGGACGGGATGATATGCTGAGGATTGAAGAGATGAATAACTTCATAATGATCTTCCTTCTGGGCGTGGCCGCTCACGTGAAGTTCCTGAAAGATACGGGCGCCCTTCATTCTCAGGAATGTCTCCTGATGGTACCTCTGCCCGTAGTTCATCGGATTTGGAATGATCTTGGCACTGTAGAGGATCTTATCACCCTTATCAACACGGTAAGGCGTATTTCCGGCGGCAAGCCTTGTTAAAATTGCACCAGGTTCACCCTGGTGACCGGTAACAATAGGCACAAACTTGTCCTTGCCCTCCTTCATGATCCTACGAAACATCCTGTCAACAGTCTTCCTGTTGCCATACATTGAGAGCGTGTCCGGGAATCCTACAAGTTTCATCTGTTCGGCAGTAGAGGAGTATCTCTCCATTGACCTTCCAAGCAGCACCGGTTTTCTGCCGATCTCATGTGCACATTCTGCAATGGTCTTTACACGGGCGATATGGGATGAAAAAGTGCTTACCATCATGGCGCATTTATCATCCTCATAGCTTGTCATAACATCCCTGACAAGTTTATGGGCGACCTTCTCACTCGGACATCTTCCCGGAAGGCTTACATTTGTACTCTCTACAATAAGGGCTAAAACCCCTTCACGCCCAAGTTCTGCCATACGGGCAAAGTCCGGAGGGTTTCCAAGCACAGGAGTCCTGTCAAGCTTGAAATCATTTGCATATACGATTATTCCGGCAGGTGTATGTAATACCGCCATTGCAGTATCAATTATACTGTGCTGGACATTGACAAACTCAAGGCTTATATCGGGAGTTATCTGGTACCTGTACTTCTTTCCGGCATTCAGTGAAAATACCTTATTATTGACACCAAACTTCTTCTCGCCCTCAATCTGCTGTTCGATAAGTTTTGCAGTATAGGGCGTTCCGATAATCGGGGCATTATAGCGGTGCGCAAGCTTTGGAATGGCACCTATATGGTCAAGATGTCCGTGAGTGCAGACTATCGCCTTCACACTGCCCGCGACAGTATTCATTATAGTGTCATCAGGAATAGCCTTCATCTCAATGAGATCAAGAGAATGCATATTTTCAACTTCAGCATCCTCATGAATCATTATCTGGTCAAGGCGAAGGCCCATATCAAATATTACTATATCTTTGCCTACGCGGACGGCTGTCATATTACGGCCGACTTCTCCATAACCGCCTACGGCAATTATTTCTACTTCCATATTTTATTCATCTCCATTCTGTTTTTCATCTGAGCCGTCTTTCCCGTGATATATGCCCCGACTTTAGACAGTTCAGCTAAATTTCCTGAACCGGTCAGGTACATGGCAACGGTAAGTTCACGGTTTATAAGTTCAATCTCTTCAAAGAGCGCTTCACGTGATTTCATGGCCGGTTTTAAAAGCTTTAACGCCATGCCGCCAAGAGAGGCTCCGAGTGCAACTGATTTTGCAATATCTATTCCGGATTTTAAGCCTCCGGTTGCGATAACAGGCACACCACAGTCCGCAACTTCCATTAAGGATACAGCAGTCGGTATGCCCCAGTCATTAAAATCGTCACCCATCCTTGCCAGAAGGTCACTGTCAGCCCTGAGAGCCTCAACAGCCGCCCACGATGTTCCGCCGAGTCCCCCGGTATCTATGGCAGAGACTCCTGCATCACAGAGCATCTTTGCAGTCTCACCCGATATTCCGCACCCTGTCTCCTTAACGATGACAGGATATTTGGAAGAGAGGCACAGGTCCCGGATAGCCTCAAGGCATCCGCCGGAATTATGATCACCCTCCGGCTGAATTGCTTCCTGAAGCGGATTTAAATGAATACAGAGCGCCTCTGCGTCAATCATCTCCACAGCACGATCTGCCCATTCAGGACCTTTTTCTGCAAGCTGAACCGCACCGAGATTGCCGCACAGAAATGCACCTGGCGCCCTTTCACGGACTATTGTAAAACTGTCCTCAAGTTCGGGATTTTCAAGAGCAGCACGCTGGGAACCGACACCCATGCCAATATTAAAGTGTTCTGCCGCCTCGGCAAGAACTGCATTGACCTCAGCGGTATCACTGTGCCCGCCGGTCATTGCGGCAATAAAAAGTGGCGAAGATAGCTCATAGCCAAGAAACTCAGCCCCTCTGTCAATATTATTCATATCACACTCAGGAAGTGCATTATGAACAAGCCTTATATCCTCAAAACCTGAAAAACCTGATTCAACAGGTTTTTCACAGCATATCTCAAGATGCTCTCTCTTTCTTGAGGATGTATATCCGGATTTATCTATTGTTGTCACCTCTTATATATCCGGATTTTCAGGACTATTGCGGCCCTTAAGCCTGATTTTCCGGGATTGTGCGGAGATATTACTGAGGTTAAACCAGTACCGATTAGCCGGGATCAAATCCTTCCCTGATCCCTTTATCGCATAACTACTGTAATGCAGTGCTAATGGTCTTTGGTCACCACAGTTCCGCCGTGGCTGCGCCCGTCCAGGAAATCACCAAGTCTGTCTATATGGAATATACCGGAACTGATCCCGTCTTCGGCAAGAACAAGAAGTTCTTCTATTTTGCCTTTCATTCCACCTGTAACATCAGTGTTCCCTGAATCATTGAAAGTCAGATCTGCAATTGACTCTGAGGTTATTCTCTCTATTACGTATCCGTCTTTGAGAACCCCGGAGACATTGGTTGCAAGCCCAATCCTGTCAACTGCCATATTCCCTCCAAGGTAACTGACAAGTTGATCGCCTGATACAATACAGGCACCCTGACCCAGATCCATCACAACATCCCCGTGTAAAACAGGAACAATGCCATGACGAACCAGCATTTCAACAGGACCAAGCTCAAATGATATTAGACGTCCGTTTTTTGCGGTACATGCATCAAGCGGGTGAATACCTACTGCCTCCACTCCACTGGCACGAAGCGCATCTACCACCCGTTCATTCAGTTTTCTGACTGCCGCATGGGTGATAAATATACCTGATCTATTATTATGATCCAGACCTTTATCAATATGATGTTCTTTCGCTTCCGGATGACCGCATGATCCTGCACCGTGGATGACAACCGGAAATATGTCCTTTCTTGTGGATATCTCCTTTGCAACAGCAGAAATTCTCTCTTCGTCTATCATGCAGCTGCCGGATTTGTCAGTGATAACACTACCGCCCAGTTTTAAAATAATAATTTCTTTAACTGTCATCCTCAGTCCGTACCCCGTCGGTATCTATTGACGTAATTATAGCTCTTCCTTCTGCCGCTTCTATTGCCTTTGCAATCCGGCTCTTTGACCTCTTGGGACAGAGTGCAATCATGCACCCTCCGCCACCCGCACCAGTCATCTTTGCTCCGTAGGCACCGGATGTCCGGGCGGCAGTCACAAGGCGGGTGAGCATTGGGTGACCTACACCGAGCGCCTCAAGGAGTGCATGATTGACATCCATATACCGTCCGAGAGTCTTCTGATTATGGAAATTATGAAGTGACCTGATAGTCACTGCCTCAATAGCATCAAGAATCGGGTCAACAACATGGGGGTTACTGCGCCTGAACTCTCCGACCATGCCAACAAGTTCAGCAGTCTTATGGGACACCATCGTATTCCCGATTACAAGACTGAGATTTTCAGGCGGAAGTATTCTTCTTTTATTGTCCTTTACCAGGACAAGGCCGCCATATGTGGATACAAAAGTGTCGGTAGGGCTGGCCCTTCCGCGCTGGACCTTTTTCTCGATCTTAAAGGCAGTCGAGGCGATATGTGACCTGTCCATGCCGAGGTTATACTCCTCATTTATAGCTGAAAGTGTTGCCACAGTTACAGCAGCAGAAGACCCAAGTCCGGAAGACGAAGGCAGCTGCGAATGGATATATGCACTCCCGTTAACGCCGGTCTGCTCAAAACAGTTCTCAATGTAAGGTGAATTCACACGCGGTGGATTTTTGCCCCTCCTTACAGTGACAAAAACCCGGGGTTTGATTCCCATGGCAATGCCCGGTTTTCCGAAAACCACTGCATGTTCACCAAAAAGAAAGACCTTGCCGGGTGCGCTGCAGGTGGCCATACTTTTAAACCACCGCTAATGACGCATAACCGACAACCTGGCTCCGGTCGCCATTAATGTCACCACTTGTTGAGTAATGAAGCTTAACTGCTTTCTTTGCCCCAAGTCTCTTTGAAACCTCAGCCATAACCATAATAGGACCATAACCACATGCAGAGATCCCTTCGTCATTAATTCTCCGGTAAAATTCAGCAGTATCAAGATGTAAGAGGGCATCAATTGCATAGTTGTCAAGCATTCTGGCATCCTTATCACTGATGTAATGTGAGAAATCCGATGATGCCACAATCTTTACAGGATTCTCTGACAGTTCAATGGCTTTAAAAAGCTTCTCTGCAAGAGAAAGTGAATTCCTCCTGGTCTGACTGCCCACCAGAACCGGCACAATCCGGCAGTCCGGAAAACGGTACTTGATGAACTGCATCTGAACCTCAAGAGAATTCTCTCTCTGCCTGTGTGCGTAATTGTCAACCGGAATGTCCAGGTTTCTGATAAAACCGTTGTCATTTTTAAGAGTCCCAAGAGGTGTTTCCCAGTTGTCAGTTGAGACGCAGTCTGGATAGCCGGCGTGGCTGGGACCTATAACAACAAAAGTTCCCTTAAATTCTTTGGGAATTGCCGAATAAGCATATGCGGATGTCTGTCCGGAGAATATAATTCCTGCGTGCGGCGATACAACGCCAAAAGGCTCTGGAAGTGCAGAAAGTGATTTATCAGGAATGTTTTCAAAAAAAGATTTCAGTTGTTTTCTCAGAACAGAAGAATCTGCCGGATAGAAACTGCCGGCAAGAGTGCTCCTGCGTAATTCCATTAGGTTTCGCCCCCAATTATAACTCTACTTCAAAATCTTCAGGTGTAAGTGAAGTTGCAATACCGCGTTTGCTCATTACTTCCTTTGCAAGGAGGTAATAGACAAGACTGAGGGCTTTTCTGCCCTTGTTGTTTGTCGGGATTACAATATCGATGTACTTGGTAATATTGTTTGTATCGCAGAGTGCCACAATAGGAATGCCACACTGGACAGCCTCGTTGATTACCTGAAGATCTCCGATAGGATCTGTTACAACTACAACATCAGGTTCGATGTATTCCCTGATGCTCTGATTTGTTAAAAGGCCCGGAATAAACCTTCCGACCTTTGAAACACCACCGACAGCCTCTGCAAACTTTCTTGCAGGGTACTGGCCGTACTGACGTGATGTGACAACAAGCACCTTTGCAGGATCAAATTTAGCGATAAAATCTGCTGCGACTTTGATGCGCTCATCTGTCTGCTGGATGTCAAGGATGTAAAGTCCGTCTCCCCTTACACGGTATATGAACTTTTTCATATCCTGACTCTTCTGCTGTGTTCCAATATGAACTCCGGCAGCCAGATATTCTTCTACAGGCACAAGTGATTCTTTCAGTTCAATCTCTATTTCATTTGAATTCAATTTTACATCAGCTCCAGTACTATTTTCTCTTAACGGTGATGGGTATGACACCTAATTCATACTCCTCAAGAGCGATCTCAAGCGGATCAATCCTGTCAGTCTTAACCAGAAGAGGTGCGCCCATTGAAATCTGAAGAGAGCGTGCACCTACAATTCTGGCTCTCTCATATCTGGTGTATGTATTCATCATAATCCCATAGAATCTTTATTTTGTTTTTAAATTTGACAATGGGGTCGCTGAGATTCGAACTCAGGTTACAGCATCCCGAACGCCATAGGATTCCAGGCTACCCCACGACCCCTCATAAATTTATTGGTAAGGGTTGAGATCATCAATGATCTCTTTATGGGTGAGCAGCATCCTCCTGCAACAGTAGCGCTCAAGCCCCAGATCGTCAAGGATATCCCTGATCTCCTCACCGGCATCTCTTCTTTTCTTAAACTCTTCGTAGTATACGGAAACTACTCTTCCGCATGTAAAGCACCGGACCGGAATCATTTTTTGATCTCTCCCTTATAATTTTAGCTGTTCTAACGATAAGACTTCTGGAATTTCTTCCTTGCACCACGGCCGTGTGGCTTCTTGGCTTCCTTCTGGCGTGAGTCATTAACAAGGAGAGTCCTGTCATATTCAAGATATGCGTCCTTTACCCTTGGATCATTGTGCCAGTTTACAATACCACGTGCAATTGCTGTTCTTACAGCCTCAGCCTGGCCCATGTAACCTCCGCCTGAAACATCAACAGTTACATCAACATCATCTGTTGAACCAGGGAAGAGAAGGATTGGCTCTGAAATTTTCATCCTTGCAATTTCTGTGCTGTATATCTCAAGAGGGATGGAATTGATTCTGATTCTCCCGTTTCCTTCTTTAAATGTAGCCCTTGCAATTGCGGTCTTCTTTTTTCCGCTCGTATTTATTACTTTAGACATATTTTTCAAAGCCCCCTTAGAATTTTGCTCCAAGAATGCTGCTTATTGTTCCGACAGCCACATATTTGGGTGTTGAAAGACCTTCAATGTGGGCAGATTCAATAGTCTCGGCTTTTATGTCTGCAAACTCTTCAGGCACACCAACATAGACTTTTACACGGGCGAATGCCTCAATACCACGCTGTCTCTTGTAAGGAAGCATCCCCCTGATGGTGCGTTTTACTATATGATCAGGTCTTCTTGGATAGAACGGTCCGCCTTCTCTGGAGCCGCGCTTTCTCTTCTGATCATAATCTGCAAGAACACGGGCTTTTGCACCGGAGATCACTGCAGCTTCTGCATTGATGATTGCAATCTCTTCACCCTGAAGTGAACGTTTTGCAACAATGCTTGCAAGTCTTCCAAGGCGCAGACCGGCTGCATCGATAACTGTAACCATTCTCAATTCACCTCAGAATTCTTACGCTTTTACCCTCGGGATTTGACTTTACGAGGTCTTCTATGGTCATGCAGGTGCCGTTGGCATTTTTAATTTTGTCAATGGCTGATTCGCTGAAGTTTAGTGCCGCGACAGAAACTCCTGATGAAAGCACACCGCTTCCAAGGACCTTGCCGGGAACAATTACAGTTTCGCCTTCACGTGCGTATCTGCTGATTTTATTCAGATTAACTTCAGCGTGGTTTCTGGAGGGAGCCTCCAGCCTTTTTGCAATCTCACGCCATACGCCTGCATCATTGGTCCTTGATGCATCCTTTAGAGTTGCAACCAGGGCAGAGTAGCGCGGATTTGTCTTAGTAGCTATCTTCATTTTAGATCGCTCCTGAAATGTCGCTTAATACATCCACCAGGCCACGTGATTTATTCCCGATTATATCCAGTGCGCGGATCATAATGTCTTTTACAGGCATTGAACCATCGCTTTCGACTACAAATATATAGTCACTGTCATGGGGATTTACACGTATCGCCGGCTCATCTCCGATATCACTTGCCATACAGGCCTTTTCACAGAGCCTGCACATGGAACAGTCTTCCAGTCTGCTTTCAATGACTAACACTGCCTTACTACCGGCTTTAAGGACATTTCTTGGGCACTGCTCAACGCATTTCCCACACCCGTCACAGCGATCGCTCACTGTAATGACAGGATATGCCTTATATCCACATGCAAGTGTCGGTTGCCACTTTGCATGTTCCATACCGGTATTCAGTTCTGCCCTTGCTTCAAGGACAACCTTCTGATCTTCATCCAGTTTTACAATCGGAATGTCAGGGTTTACAGGAACTGCTCCCGGATTCTGGGGAACCAGATCTCCGGACATAACAATTCCCGGACCTTCGACACTCAGAGTAAATACTGCCTGGCACTGTGAGCATCCCTCGCCTCCGCAGGAACACTCGTCTCTTCTGACATATTCTGAAAGATCTGTTGTAATCGGAATCAGGCCGAGGCGGTGAGTGAGAATTTCATCGAAGAGTGCACTGTTATTGTCGTACAGATATACATCTTCAATTGCAAGTGTGGGCACATCTGTAATCATTGCCCTTCTGAAGGAATTTGCAAAGGCAAATGTCGTACCTTTCAGAATAAACTTTGCAGCATTCTCATCAAGCCTGCTGAATGTGATTTCCATTAATCAGACTCTCCTGCCCCTTCTTCCACCTTTAGCACGAATGCTGTCATGTGGAACAGGTGTTACGTCCTCAATACGGCCGATTCTCATTCCGGCACGTGCAAGGGCACGGATTGCTGCCTGTGCTCCGGGACCGGGGCTGCGCTGTTTGCCACGTCCAGGTGCACGCACCTTTACATGGACACCAACAATACCCTTGTCCTTTGCTGCATTTGCAACATTAATTGCCATCTGCATTGCCGCATAGGGAGAGCTTTCGTTACGTGCCTGCTTTACAACCATTCCACCGCTTGACTTGGTAACGGTCTCTGCACCGGAAAGATCTGTAACTGTAATAACTGTATTGTTAAACGAAGCGTAAATGTGAGCTACGCCCCATTTTTCCTTTGAATCTTCTGCCATTACTGTCTGCCTCCGGAGACGATACGACCGCGCTCAGGGTGAGCTTCACCTGTGAACGGGGAATTTCCGTAATAACGAACCTCAGATTCCTCTGACTTCCTGATTCTGCAACCCGGAATTGTAACTTTTCTTCCGTTTACAGATATGTGGCCGTGTGTTATCATCTGGCGTGCCTGCTTTGGTGAGCGTGCAAGACCTTTTCTGTACACGACCGTCTGAAGACGGCGTTCAAGTTCATTTTCGGTCTTCATTGCCAGTACATCGCCGATACCTGCACCTTCAGGAAGAAGGCCGTATTTTGCAAGATGGCCAAGAAGCTCATCTTCCTTCCTCGCAATAAGTGCTTCATCAGTCACACTTGATTTAAGAGCAAGGAGGTCACGGGCTGCACGGCGGTAGCGCCTTAACGTACTCTGGGCTTTCCAGAGCTCACGCTTGTTTCTGAGACCGAACTCAATGACAAGACGGTTCTCATCATCGATACGGCTCTTCTCAAAGCGCCTCTTTGGTGTTTCATACTGCTTGTGATTCTTACCAGGATATACCATTTAAACCACCCGATTACTTCTTCTTCCTGCTGACACCGACAGTCGATCCTCTTCTTCCGGAAGACTTGGTGCGCTGCCCGCGTACTTTCTGGCCGGTCTCGTGACGGATACCGCGGTAACAGCGAATCTTACGCATCCTGTTAATGTCATCCTCAAGGGCAAGACTGAGATCTGAACCGAGAAGCTGTTTTGCCTCTCCGGTATAGACATCCTTCTGACGGTTGAGCATCCATACAGGAACAAGATTCTGATAATCTGTCACCACATTGCGAATGCGTTCCACATGCTCCTCATCGAGAAGACCAAGGGTTGCACGCGGATCTACATCTGCCATATCTGAAATTACAGCAGATGTGTGCATGCCGATTCCCGGAAGGCCGGTAAGTGCAATCTGAACGGACTTTGTTCCGTCGAGATCGGCATTTTCAATCCTTACAAAGTAATTAATCTCTTGTTCTTCCATTCAATAGCCTCACAATGAGATTTGCTCTAAAAGCGCTGAGGGAGGGATTTGAACCCTCGAGTCCCAGGGGGACACGGGGTTAGCAACCCCGCGCCATGCCAGGCTTGGCTACCTCAACAGAGTAATCTCGCATCTTACGACACTCGCGATAACATATATCGCTCCATGAATGTTGCTTAATTAGATATGATAAATTTGTTATTAAGGGTTGTGGTATAGCCACACAGGATCGGTTATTCAAAGAAGGATTTCATATCCGGAATCCTGGCCCGGATAAGTTTTCTCTCAGTCAGTGCCGAAACAATGAGCGGGAGCGCGATTGTGGCATCTGCAAAACACTGGACACGGTATGAGTCCGGCGCCTCCTTGCCCCAGCTGATGGCCTCTTCAAATGTGCAGCCCGAAAGTCCGCCCCAGTGTGGCGCATCTGTTGTGTACTGGATGGCGTACTGGTGACCGTCAGTATCCCTCTCATGTATTCCTGCAATAACATGAGTCTGCTGAATGAAATTTTTAGGGACGCCTCCGCCGACATATATCACTCCGGTGTGAACAGAATTTTCTATGACTGTGGTTATCTCATCAACATCAGCGATCTGATCAACCGATACATCTGTACCTTTTCTTCTTGCCATAAGCACGGCAATCCCAACCGATGAATCACATAGAGCAGGAATAAATACCGGAATGCCGGCTTTTGCGCATTCGTTCAGCACTGACTCTCCGGAGGGGTTCTTCTCACCAAGCCACGTGCCCATTTTTTCCATAAGGAGGCGTGAAGAGGCATTGAACGGGGAGACACCCTCAATAAAAGAAGCTATTTCAGACTCAATACCACGGAATTCATCATCATATGCAAAGACATCATAAATGCGGTCAATACCTCTTGAAAAGAGTTCACAGTCGTCAGCATTGTGATGACCCATATAGTGGCGCACACCCAGATGCTCACAGGTGTCATGAAACATATTCGCCCCTGTTGAAACAATTCCGTCAATATAACGGTTTTTCACGAGTTCTATGAGGCATTTCTGCATCCCCGCAGGGATCATTGCACCTGAGAGTCCGAGAAAGATTATGCAGTCGGGATCATCTATCATTCTTTTCCAGACATTAAGGGATTCACCGAGTTTTCTGCCCTGAAAACCGGTTTTACTCATCCCTTCAATAAGTCCGGCAACACTCCCGGACGGTGATACTGATGTTGCTCTTTTCATGATTCTGATAATAAATAAAGAGAGATTCAATAAAAAAAGATTCGATTGAGACGGGGCGCAAAAAAAGGGGAATAAATTATTTATTGTTTCCTTTCAGCCGAAAATTCCGGGCCTAAAGAGCAACAATAAGGCTCTCTTTAGAGACTATACCTACAAGTTTTCCATCCTTTATTACCGGAAGAGAGCTGATATTTTTGCTGACAATGAGATCGATTGCATTAGCAACATCTCCGTTTATGTCCATTGTAAGTGCCGGAGAAGTCATTATATCACTGACGTAGAGATTTCTGACCTGCTGCTCCTGGTGCTTCTCACCGACTGTCTCTCTGAACTCCTTCATGGATTTTGCCACGTCAGTCTCGGTTACAACACCAACGATATTGCCCTCCTCAGTTACAACAAACTTTGCACTGTTCTCATCAATCATCCTCCTGCGGAGGTGAACGACACGCTCACCGGGGTTGATGCTGTGCGGGTTCTGCATAAGATTTTCAATTGAACCTTCCGGCACCATGACCTTTAAGAGATCTGTTGCGTCCACCTTTCCGACAGGTTTGTGCTCTTCATCAAGTACAACCACAATCTTATATCTCTGGAGCAGAGGGATGAGAATCTGTGCCTCTTCATCCGAATAGACTGAAGTGAAGTCATCATCTGTCCGGTTTACGACATGAATCTTTGTTGGCGGCA
The sequence above is a segment of the Methanoplanus limicola DSM 2279 genome. Coding sequences within it:
- a CDS encoding polyprenyl synthetase family protein, which codes for MNLEEYLENTAELVDLELNRQFGGLPTQLGKASSHLLLAGGKRLRPAVTLLAADLVSKGRSLDILPAALALEVTHTFTLVHDDIMDGDSVRRGAPTVHVKWDEPTAILAGDVLYAEAFELITNSLADNLAKVHSVAILARTCVEICQGQHEDMSFENRDDVDSFEYIDMVGKKTGKLYAAAASIGATLAGGNKKEVSALYDWGYHSGIAFQIQDDLIDFMGETEKTGKDRASDLREGKKTLIAIIAKEKGIDLSKYRKDSLTDEEIQEAIDILTDAGVIEEARNAAMEHVEKARHMLAVFPECEESRILGEITDYFINRGY
- the fni gene encoding type 2 isopentenyl-diphosphate Delta-isomerase, with translation MTTIDKSGYTSSRKREHLEICCEKPVESGFSGFEDIRLVHNALPECDMNNIDRGAEFLGYELSSPLFIAAMTGGHSDTAEVNAVLAEAAEHFNIGMGVGSQRAALENPELEDSFTIVRERAPGAFLCGNLGAVQLAEKGPEWADRAVEMIDAEALCIHLNPLQEAIQPEGDHNSGGCLEAIRDLCLSSKYPVIVKETGCGISGETAKMLCDAGVSAIDTGGLGGTSWAAVEALRADSDLLARMGDDFNDWGIPTAVSLMEVADCGVPVIATGGLKSGIDIAKSVALGASLGGMALKLLKPAMKSREALFEEIELINRELTVAMYLTGSGNLAELSKVGAYITGKTAQMKNRMEMNKIWK
- a CDS encoding glutamate--tRNA ligase, which gives rise to MSVDPRDFFFRHALLNAVQHENVPKAGTVLGMLMGKHPEFRSQAKEMSAILKDVLSEVEALSPEERKERLMAVAPELLTEKKEKKEKEPLRELKNVGEEGVVMRFAPNPSGPLHLGHARAAYLNDYYVRKYGGKYVLRIEDTDPRRVEPENYELLLEDIKWLGLNITDIVYQSDRFDIYYEHGRRLIEIGGAYVCTCDAESFRELKNSKKPCPCRDNSVEDNLRQWDEMLAGGFAEGTVTVRVKTDIEHPDPAMRDFSIFRVVDSPPHPRKDVTVYPMMNLSVVVDDYLLGMTHVIRGKDHIANTRRQGYIYDYFGWKQPEYYHYGRMSVGDVVLSTSAMKAGISDGTYSGWDDIRLGTLKAIARRGIKPEAVRKAMVDLGVGQTDINFSWENLFAENKAIIDPVSDRYFFVPQPALFEISGAPSKTAEIPLHPNESSRGVRKLEFTGKVHISPEDIAGKSFVRLKDLFNVTVTEKDGEALITYAGDSLEEAKEKHAPIIQWLPYGKASVPCRIKRPDGDAEGLCEEGVKHMAGEEIQFERIGFVKIDSVSGDSVTAYFTHR
- a CDS encoding RNase J family beta-CASP ribonuclease: MEVEIIAVGGYGEVGRNMTAVRVGKDIVIFDMGLRLDQIMIHEDAEVENMHSLDLIEMKAIPDDTIMNTVAGSVKAIVCTHGHLDHIGAIPKLAHRYNAPIIGTPYTAKLIEQQIEGEKKFGVNNKVFSLNAGKKYRYQITPDISLEFVNVQHSIIDTAMAVLHTPAGIIVYANDFKLDRTPVLGNPPDFARMAELGREGVLALIVESTNVSLPGRCPSEKVAHKLVRDVMTSYEDDKCAMMVSTFSSHIARVKTIAECAHEIGRKPVLLGRSMERYSSTAEQMKLVGFPDTLSMYGNRKTVDRMFRRIMKEGKDKFVPIVTGHQGEPGAILTRLAAGNTPYRVDKGDKILYSAKIIPNPMNYGQRYHQETFLRMKGARIFQELHVSGHAQKEDHYEVIHLFNPQHIIPSHGDIDMTGAYVRFAEDCGYTLNNDIHILRNGMRVNVSK
- a CDS encoding isopentenyl phosphate kinase, producing MTVKEIIILKLGGSVITDKSGSCMIDEERISAVAKEISTRKDIFPVVIHGAGSCGHPEAKEHHIDKGLDHNNRSGIFITHAAVRKLNERVVDALRASGVEAVGIHPLDACTAKNGRLISFELGPVEMLVRHGIVPVLHGDVVMDLGQGACIVSGDQLVSYLGGNMAVDRIGLATNVSGVLKDGYVIERITSESIADLTFNDSGNTDVTGGMKGKIEELLVLAEDGISSGIFHIDRLGDFLDGRSHGGTVVTKDH